The genomic window TTAAAATGTTATAATTTGCATGTTAATTCtgcatataataatttattagttaatgaTAAATTTTTACATAGAGTTTAAATTTACAATGGATTAGTTCTTAGTAtatcatattaaaaatattatgaaaaacaaaaagttATAATTTGCATAATTACATTATAtcaatttgaatttattttttaatccAATCTAATTCAAATTATTGTGATTTGATTGGATTATTTTATATCCtttcaaattttataatttttttgaggagtgctacacatacaagtcatttttgtttacaagtcttacaagttgggccTAACATGCGCGTTACTGAACCATCTTCGCGTGTTTCATTTTCGTTTCCTTTtttacgaagaagaagaagaagaatgaggaggaggacggaagaagaagaagcgtgaaaacggcgtgaatataaatgacttgtatgatttgtatagaaaagcgttctctctttgccttcgatctccttctgtttttttttattttcatggtttctgaaatcaagctttgaaattgttttgaagatgatggaacttcagaaatacacccgaacgattacaaaaatacacccaaacgattacagaaatacatccaaaggattacagaaatacacccaaacagttacagaaataaaccaaacgattacagaaatacacccaaaggatttaagaaatacacccaaaggatttaagaaatacacccaatatagggagagacagtatatttcttcttgaaatcaatacacccaaaggattacagaaatacacccaaaggattacaaaaatacacccaaaagatttaagaaatacacccaaaattcgttgaagtacaccttatgcataattcagaactctttctctttttcctcctcatcttctgctgcttcttcttcttcaaaaacgatttcagagcttgatgtcaaaaaacaatgaaaatcgagaataacgaagaaagaaaacaaagagaaaagcacgtaaatgaagaagaagaacaggaagaggaagaagaacatgcagcaagaagaagaagaaggagaaagagaaggcaagaaacgtaccttgaataatgtttcttcgttttttctggtgattttgacgaaggagaaagagaaaacgaaaagaggagaagaaatttcaataaaaaaagagggaggaagagaagaaaaagagacacggagaaagaagaagaagaagaagaagaggaagagaaagaggaagaggaagagaaagcacgaagaaagaagaagaagaaaaagaggcaccaAAAAAAACGTGAAACGGCGTGTTTATAAATGATTTGTATGACTTGTATGTAAAAtcacttgtatgtggagaattactcaattttttattattaattcttTTATAGAATTGAATTATATCCGATTCAAATCGATAATgttagagaagaaaaaaaaactgcaacaattaataaaaattaaataaggcaagttcggGCTcattttaactaaatttttgtagttatcaaatattttcaattcaaattttaacttttaaaaaatttataattaaaaaattctaaatcaTTGATTGATTTTTCAAATCCAAATAAatattagtcacaaaaaaaaattcaaataaatcaaagcaaaataaaatataataatttaaatgtaatcaaattaaaaaaaattcaaatcatacaataccATTTATAATCATCTTAATCAAATCTATATaatcaaaatcaaacaaagaaacacCATAAACCCTTTGACCTGAGTTTTACCCTCTCTGAGACAAAAAGAAAGCGAAACCATCAACCACGAAGATGGATAGGATCAGTTTATTACCGGATTCTATCCTTTGCGACATTCTCTCATACCTTCCAACAAAACAAGCTCTGACCACCAGTATCCTCTCTCGTAAGTGGCGCTATGTTTAGAAGGATCTCCAAGTCCTTGACATAGATGATACACCCTTTTGGTGGACTTCGGAATAGGAAGATCGATTTAATTTGAATGTGAATGCTATTCTAGCTCAGCGCAATGCAGATTATCCCATTGAAAGGTTCCGCCTCACTTGTTATCAAATTTCAGAGAGTCTCATATTATTAACATGGCTTAATGCCGTCATTGGTCCCCATCTTCAAGATCTGCATCTCAACATTGATCTAATGTTTGGAATTAATTTGCCTGAAGCTATACTCACTTGTCCATCACTGAAATCCCTTGCTTTGAAACGTGAGTCTTATTTGTATTGTTATCGAGAGTTTCCAAATGTTTATCTGCCATCCCTCTGTTAGATAATGTATTAGGACctgatatttatttatttctgttttatgcTTGTGTATGATTCAGTTAATAGGGTTAAAGTCATTAGTGGCCTCAGAGGCAAGTTAATCTTTTTTGTTCAGCTAGTTTCTATTTTTAAGGAAGTGGAGTCCTATTCTTAAGGTAGTGGAGTGAGTGGttagattttttttgttattgtatTTAACAGTTTATTGAATAGTGTCAAATTGTAGTTTTTGCTTCTTCAGTTCTCTAGTGTTcaactctttctctctttttctctgaaCATACAACAGTTCGAGTGTGAGTTCTGCAAATTCATTGCAGGATAGTGAGTGAGAGTGTGTGAGGATTGAGTGAAACAACAACAAATTGGTATCAAGAGCCTTAAGTATCTTAAGGGCTGTGGTGATGGAAGCTTCATCAACAACTATTAGGCTAGCAGGCATTTCTCCTCCAATTCTTGATGGGAGCAATTATCATGTCTGGCAAGTGAGGATGAAAGCATTCCTTGAAGGAGCTGATCTGTGGGAGGCAGTGGAGGATGACTACGTGGTGCCTCCATTGGTTGCCAATCCAACTGCAAATCAACAAAAGCTCTACAAAGAACGTGTGACTAGAAAAGCCAAAGCAAGATCTAGTCTCTATGCTGCTGTTACTCCTATTATTTTTAATAGGATTATGAGTCTAGAATCTGCAAAAGATATTTGGGATTTTTTGAAGAAAGAATATGAGGGCAATAAGAAGATTAAAGGAATGAAAGCAATGAACCTTAAAAGGGAGCTAGAAAGAGTGCAGATGAAGGAAAATGAATCAGTTCAAGAATTTGCTGATAAACTCCTAGACTTAACCAATAAATTGGCACTGTTGGGTACTGATCTTGGAGAGGAAAGACTTGTCGAGAAGCTCCTGTGTTCTGTACCTGAAAGATTTGAAGCTACTATAGCATCTCTTGAGAACACAAGAGAAATCTCAGAGATGCCATTTGCTGAAGCAGTTAGTGCTCTTCAAGCACAAGAACAAAGGAGGGTACTGAGGAGAGGAGATGAGCCAGTTGAAGGTGCAATGCAGGCTAGGGTGAAGCATGGAAGTGGTGAGAAGAAGAAGCAAGGCAAGCAGTTTGGTGCTTAACAGACCAGTTTTAGTTCAAGTGATGCACAAGTGAGGAAAGGGAGTGATGAAGCCTGCAAACACTGTGGAAAGAAAGGTCATTCTTTCTTTAGGTGTTGGAGAAGACCAAATGTAGTCTGCAGGAAGTGTGGGAAGATGGGGCACATAGAGAGAATCTGAAAAGAAAAGAGCTCTCAACAAGGAGAGGCTCAAGCAGCTGCAGGTGAAGTGGAGCAATTGTTTGCTGCTTCAGGCGTTGTGTCTCAAGTCTCACGTGATGGATGGCTGGTGGACAGTGGCTGTTCCAATCACATGTCAGGAAATGAGGTAATTTTCACTAATATTGACAGATCAGTCAATACTAGAGTGAGAATTGGGAACGGTGATCATCTAGAGGTTGAAGGAAGAGGCAATGTGTTACTTGAAGGCCCTGGAGGAGTGAAGCTGATGTCTGATGTCTACTATGTTCCCAAGATAGATCAGAATCTTCTGAGTGTGGGACAGTTAGTTGAGAAGGGTATGAAGATTGTGTTTGATAAGAATGAATGTGCTATTGCAGATGAGGAGGGCAAACTCTTGTTTAGGATCCCTATGcagaacaaaacatttgcattCGATCCTGCAAGCAAAGAGAGCAAAGCTATGGCATGTGTGCAGGGTCAGGAGGAGTTGTGGCATAGAAGGTTGGGTCACTTTCACTATAAGGGATTGCAGTTTATGCAGAGGCATGGTTTAGTTGAAGACTTGCCTCAGTTGGGAAGTGAAGTGTCTGATTGTGAAGTATGTCTGCAAGGGAAGCTAGTAAGGAAGCCATTCCAGAAAACAAGATGGAGGGCCAAGGAGAAGCTTCAACTGGTTCACTCAGATGTTTGTGGGCCTATGCCTGAGGAGTCACTGAACAAAAGCAAGTACTTTGTGACCTTCATTGATGACTGCACAAGATTTTGCTGGGTCTACTTTCTCAAACAAAAGTCAGAAGTTGATGAAGTATTTCTGAGGTTCAAACAAGAGGTGGAGAATGAAGCAAATTGTAAAATAAAGACAGTGAGgagtgataatggtggtgagtatACCTCAAAAAGGTTCAAAGCCATCTGTGAGGACTCTGGCATAAAGCAGCAGTTTACAGTTCCTTACActccccaacaaaatggggtgagTGAAAGGAAAAATAGAAGCATTGTGGAGATGGGAAGATGTATGCTACAAGGCAAACAACTACCCAAGAGCTTCTGGGCAGAAGCAGTAAATACTGCTGTCTTCTTGTTGAATAGGTTACCAACCAAAGCTCTCAACAAGCAGACATCATTCGAGGCATGGCACGGGTACAAACCAAAGGTTAGTGGACTAAGAACATTTGGTTGTCTATGCTATTACTTGACTCCTTCAGTCAGTAGAGACAAGCTTGATCATAGAGGTGAGGCTGGTATCTTTGTAGGGTATAGTTCTCAGTCTAAAGCCTATAGAGTGTATTGTCCTGATGCACAAAAGATTACTGTGAGTAGAGATGTGATTTTTTGTGAAGATAAAAATTGGGAGAGGGCagtatttgaaaagaaaatagctGACAATATTGTAGTTGAAGCTAATGTGCAGAATGAGGATGAGTTAAATGAGGAAGCAGATCTACAGAATGAGTGTGAGCTGATTGAAGATGAATTGATTGATAGTTTGCCTATGCGAGGTACAAGACCACTGGCAGAGGTCTATGCCAGATGTAATGTGGCTCTCCTAGAACCAGGAACAGTTGAGGAAGCAAAAGGAAGTGTGGAGTGGGCCTCAGCTATGAAAGAAGAACTGAGCATGATCAACAAGAACAACACATGGCAACTTGTGTCTAAGCCTGATCACAAGAAGACTATAGGTGTCAAATGGGTTTTTAAGACAAAATTGAACCCAAATGGCACTGTGAACAAGTATAAAGCCAGGTTGGTTGTGAAGGGATATGCTCAAGTGAGTGGGGGTGGACTACTCTGAAACTTTTGCTCCGGTTGCTCGCATGGATACCATCAGATTGCTACTAGCTGTTGCTGCACAGAAAAGGTGGACCATCTATCAGCTGGATGTGAAATCAGCTTTCCTAAATGGTGACCTATCTGAGGACATCTATGTAGACCAACCAGAAGGATTTGTTGTTAAAGGCCATGAAGACAAAGTGTATAAGCTGAGGAAAGCCTTGTATGGGCTGAAACAAGCTCCCAGGGCTTG from Arachis ipaensis cultivar K30076 chromosome B09, Araip1.1, whole genome shotgun sequence includes these protein-coding regions:
- the LOC110266725 gene encoding putative F-box protein At3g58910 — protein: MDRISLLPDSILCDILSYLPTKQALTTSILSPQRNADYPIERFRLTCYQISESLILLTWLNAVIGPHLQDLHLNIDLMFGINLPEAILTCPSLKSLALKLNRVKVISGLRVFASSVL